The following is a genomic window from Panthera uncia isolate 11264 chromosome B4, Puncia_PCG_1.0, whole genome shotgun sequence.
GGAGTTGCAGTGACGACACAACAGGCCTGATGCACTCACCAGTGCCGGTCAATGGACAGGGAGGGCTGTCTGGGGTCCGGCTCGAGACAAGGACCTGCTggtgtccgcccccccccccccccctccgcctgCACAGCGCCTTCTGGTTCACAGGCATGGCTCTCAAGCCCAGAGAGCCCGTAAGGAAAGAACCAACTTCTACACTAGAGTTAACTCCATTTCCCAAGGCATACTCTGATTCTGAAAACATGTTTCAATTCTTGGAACTTAGTgctgataaaaacattaaactcaTTAGAAATTataggggatcctgggtggctcagtcagttaagcggccaacttgtcatgatctcaggtcatgatctcatggtttgtgagttcaagcctggcgttgggctctgtgctccctgcatggagcctacttcggatcttctgtctccctttttctggcccctcccccactcaggcactccctctccctctctctctctctctcaaaaataaataaactttaaaaaaaattttttaaagaaagaaattataaatgactTACAAGTGGCATTTCCAAAagtccaaatcttttttttttttaatttttttttaacatttatttatttttgagacagagagagacagagcatgaacgggggagggtcagagagagggagacacagaatccgaaacaggctccaggctctgagctgtcagcccagagcccgatgcggggctcgaactcacggaccgcaagatcatgacctgagccgaagtcggacgcccaaccgactgagccacccaggcgcccccaaaagtcCAAATCTTAAGTAACGGAAGAACAAAGATTGTCATTCCCACCTCCCATTTCCCTCAAAGAAGAGGGATTTGTCTTATATTTGAAAACttagaatgtttatttgaaaacagGAAGCACTATTTGGGTAATGCATTAGCCTGAAATGACTTCTATCAATGTCAGTGTTAGATGCTTATATAGGTCACCTGACAGAAtcatatgagagagagacagagggagggagacagattatatgtcaattataccttaagaaaaaaagtgagatcaaaaagtaattttatgcaggggttcctgggtggctcagtcggttaaatgtccgactttggctgaggtcatgatctcacagttcgtgagattgagccccgtttcgggctctgtgctgacagctcagagcctggagcctgcttcggattctgtgtctccctctctctctgcccctcccccacacgctcgctcatgctctctctctctctcaaaaataaatacacttaaaaaaaagtaatttaatgaaGATTTAATAATTATTCTCAGATAGGACTTCATAGGTACCCAATGTTGGTGTAAAAGCCTTTTAAGGATCTCTTACAGCAAACGATACAGTCAGAGGCTAACCCTTGGACAATCACAAACATAACTACAcgacaaatgaggaaactaccCTAAATTTATATAAGTGGGTATTTGTGAGTTGGGATAAAATTTGGATCTAAAGAGTACTATATCCCGAACTATTCAGATGGAACTGAAGTCAGTATTTTCTGGAAAACCTGTGACTCAAAAATAGTTATGTGAGAAAGACACTAGAGTCAAAGATGTAtgctgaaagtttaaaaaaatggtttcataGAATATAAGAGCTGAAAAAAGCCACATTtacaaattaatacatttaaaaccaTTTTGAGATATAAAGTATGTAagttaaatttaaagtttaaCCTTACAATATGTAATgggctttcaatattttttcttatatattttttttaatttttttttaacattttttaatttttgagacagagagagacagagcatgaacgggggaggggcagagagagagggagacacagaattggaagcaggctccaggctccgagccatcagcccagagcccgacgtggggctcgaactcacggaccgcgagatcgtgacctgagttgaagttggacgcttaaccgactgagccacccaggtgcccctcttttaatatttttttaatttttaaaattcttatttatttttgagagaaagaaagacagcatgtgagctggggaggggcagagaaagagagacacagaatccgaagcaggctccaggctctgtgctgaccctgatgcagggcttaaactcacgaaccaccagatcaggacctgagccaaacctggacgcttaactgactgagccacccaggtgtcccatgggcatttaactttttctctacatttttataAGTTAACATGTTCGTtctgactaaaaacaaaaaacaaaacaaacaaccacaattttgggggcgcctggctggctcagttggtagcaagcatgtgattcttgatctcagggttgtgggttcaagctccacactagTACagtgattacttaaaatcttaaaaaaaacaaaacaaaacaaaacaaaacaaactttggGGAATCTTTTTACTGAGAAACAGTAGAAAATCAATtcttattagtatttttattaattagttaTAGGCACATAAAATCTAGCctataaatatcttttagaagTAGCTAATATAGGGGTGCCCGGGCGGCGCAGTTAGGCATtgggctcttgatctcggctcaggcgatgatctcatagtttgtgggttcgagccctgcatggagctctgcactgacagcgtggagcctgcttgggattctgtctctccttctctctgcccctcccccaattgtgcatgtgctctctctctcaaaataaataaactttaaaaagatgagctaatataaaaaaataaaattagctaaTATAATCCACAAGATTTGAATTTATACTTTACTCTtaagatttcttttgaaaactatttATGGTGAAAAGTTTAGTGAGCAAAATATCGtacataaaaaaaatgtacactatATAAAAACTTGAAGATTAATGTACCAAAGAAAATCTACCTTGTTGAACAATGcagtgatttcttttaaaaatggttatttattatttttgagagagacagaaacagagagcatacgcgtgcaggggaggggcagagagagaggtagacagaggatccgaagtgggttctgtgctgacctgatatgggctcaaactcacaaaccgcgaaattatgacctgagccgaagtaggacgcttagctaactgagtcacccaggttccccaaccATACAATGGGTCATTTACTTGACAGTTATcgtggaggaaaataaaatacagatctACGAATCAGTGTAACAAAACTTTATGACAGAAGTCTACTGGAGCTTAAGAAGGAACTCCACGTGCACATGAGCTACAGACTATACAGCGACATTTTAACAGACTCACACAACTCTCTCTGAAGTATCAACCTGTACGTCACAAACTATAAAGTTTAGAATCACGAAGTATGGAAAACACtactgattttaaatgtttttttgatcCACATCCATATCCATGGAAAACACAACCACGAGCGTGTCACTTCCAAGCAATCTCTCTGCACTTAGTAAGTCATGCTTCTAGAAGAATTCCAAGAGAACAGTCTGACATACCTGTATCTTTCCTCTTGCAGCGTCTGAGAAATAAAACCGTATTCTCTCTTAAACTGCACCTTCAGCGCCTCGATGTCCTCAGCCAGCTGTGCCTGGGTGTCCTTGATCTCCCTCAGCTCCTCCAGGATCATGGTGAGCTTGCCCTGGCTGTCCAGCGTGCCGGCTCCGCTGGCCCCGAAGGACTGGTTCCCGTTACTGTCGGCGGAGCCCGACGTGCCACTCGAACACTCGTCATCGCTGCCGTACTTGGGTTTGTTCACAATGGTGGCGCTGCCCCCATAGGCCCGCGGACTCCCTTCAGGCCTGAATTCCTCCAGGGAATTTTTTAAGTGAGCGATGTTATCGGCGCTGCCAAACTTATTCCGGATCAGGTTGGCAAACTCCCTGGACTTATTGAAGACGAACACGGGCGGGGTGAGGGACACGCCCGGCATGCCCGATTTCCCGCACTCCGTGCCGTGGGGAGCAGTTCGAGACTTCGCGTGGGCATCTTTCAGGGAGTGCGGCACGTCCTTCAGGTTGTCTTTGGCAATGTCCTTTGTGCTCCTGGAGGCTCCATTCTGCTCGATCTCCCTGAGCTTTCTATGATACTGTTCTAACTTCTTCTGAAGCTGGGCAATAGAGTGAGCGGACTTCTGATTCTTCTTCTCAAAGACTTGCTTGATGCGGCCCGCCTGCTGCTTGTCTGCGCTGTTGACTAGTTTCAGATACTCTGCAACATTGCCGTCGCGGGACGTCTGCTCGATCTTGATCTGCTCTGTCACCTTGAGAATTTTTTGTTTCAGGCTGTCCGCACTGAGTTTGACCTTGTGGAAGTCCAGGATGCCATCCGGTACGTCAAAGTTGAGGTTGGTGTCGGACCCCCCTCGGCGAATGTTCAGGGGCAGGCTTAGGGTGTTCATGTCATGTCGCTCTACCtgaaagagacagggaggaagcACTTGAAGACTTGAAGGCAAAGGCACAGTTACTGTGAGAGAATCTGGGCACACACTACAGACATACTTCAGGTCCCAGATCTTTAAACTGCAAGTATTCCTAAGATAAAAACTCCCTACTAGTCTCCCAGTTGAACAGAGGACAGCCCAACTCCTTCCTGCATCCATGTGTACTATGAGATTCAGGTTTCCCAGGGCTTGCAATGTTTTGCCTGATTACATGTAATTGTCAGTTGCCAGGGTGGAAAATGCATAATGGGACAAGGTTACCCTCAGTCCTAGTTTCCCCAGATGCCCAGGTAACTAGGGTGCCTGCCATGCTCCACACACGGTGAATTTCGACACTGTGGGAAATGCACCCAGTTCAGACCTCAATCACTTAAGAAGAAGAATGAGGGAAAAGTTCCAGCAGGTACATTCATCATCAacacaagaaattattttcttactggAATCATTAAGCAGATGTGATGGGATAATATGatgcaaaattaattttactaaCTGAGTAACAGTACAGTGTGTACAGGTGGAAATAAACAACCCAACCACAACggaagtgattaaaaaaaaagaacagcaagtgaTAATACCCTGTGAAATGGCTTTCTCACTCAAGGGCCACCTGGGGAAGAAGTGCAAAGTATCATTGAGCACCACAGGTTTGTGCcgggcaagggcaagggcaagggcaagggcaagggcaagggcaagggcaagggcaagggcaacggatagggaaagggaaagggaaagggaaagggaaagggaaagggaaagggcaagggcaagggcaacggatagggaaagggaaagggaaagggNNNNNNNNNNNNNNNNNNNNNNNNNNNNNNNNNNNNNNNNNNNNNNNNNNNNNNNNNNNNNNNNNNNNNNNNNNNNNNNNNNNNNNNNNNNNNNNNNNNNTAGGgatagggaaagggaaagggaaagggaaagggaaagggaaagggatagGGATAGGGATAGGGAAAGGGATAGGGAtagggcaagggcaagggcaagggcaagggcaaggacAAGGgatagggaaagggaaagggcaagggcaagggcaagggcaacggatagggaaagggaaagggcaagggcaagggcaagggcaaagggcaaagggcaagggcaagggaaaaggaaagatgaagggagcctgggtgccaGGTACCATGGATATGTGTCTTGTTTGATCCTACCATGCCAAGTAAAGACTATGTTAAACCCATGTATGTATAAACTGAGACATCAAGAGCCAGGATCTGAATTCAAGTCACCCTTATGGGGTTCTCTGTCTGTGTCAGGACACTCTACCAAGGTGTCCCCAAAGGACTAAAGACAAGCCTTTGCAGAGTCTGAACACAACCTCGAAAGATTTGTAACCTCTAAACTGAAACATCTGATTTGTCAAGTTAACTACCTCTTGATTAGAATAATCCCTTGATACAGAGTCTCACTGGAAACCAAATGGGAGACAATATTCAgcacaagttatttttttttaaaggaacagtaggcagaaatagcaaaatattaataagatATTAACACACCTCACCCTGCCTAAGTGACCCAGACTCGAATGTGTTCATTTCCAACAATGAAGTATTAACACTCTGTCCCATGCACAATCCTGCCCAGTGCTTTCTCCCAGAGAAGGGAGCCCAATGGCATAGTGGGACACAATCCCAGGCTGGTGAGTCAGTCCTCCTACACAACTTACAAAAGTTTGTTAACATTATTTCTTGGCCCCTCTCTTCCAACACACAATTTTGCTATGAATAAGAGACACTGGGTGTTTTATCTGGCAGAAGAGTGTCACAAAGGAAAGGCTGGAAGTAAATAAATGCCAAGTCACTTGTAAGactagaaaaaaggagaaaggaattctGACGTCACCTGATCAAGACAGACGGGTGGGCGTAGGGAATAAAGAAGGTATGGGATAATCATCTTCAAGTCCTAGAGAAGACCAGAGGGAGCTCAAGGAAACTCTGTATCTATGGTTTACTAGTGAACCCAAACAGGAATGGGTTCAAATTACATTAACAGAGAACGCACTAAATCTAGAAAATGTTTATCTGGGGCAGACAGGGTAATCTGTGGTAACCACACAATCAGGAGCCTACAAATTTGTATCACTGCAGGGATTCACTGATCTGATCATGCTTTTCTACTTCTCAGAAACTTTCTTTGGCTCCCCAAAGCCTCCCAGATTGAATAATACAACCCAGCCACTATAAGGCCCTAGCTTACCTTTCAGGCCTCACCTTGCACCTAATGGATGCCATTCATCTCAAGTGAACCTTACAACCCAAAGTTCCCAGAATGTAGGGGAATGTCCTATGGATTTTCTCATATGAATGATATTCACAATGCCTGCCACCCATCCACTTCTGGTTATCAAAATCCCAcatattccaggggcgcctgggtggctcagttaagccgctgactttgtctcaggtcacaagctcatggtgtgtgagttcaagccccgcgtagggctctgcactgatagctcggagcctggagcctgcagcctgctttgattctctgtctccctctctctctctctctgccccttctccacttgtgccctctctcaaaaatagataaacttaaaacattttttttaaatcccacatatTCTTGAAGCTCCACTTAAAATCCCACTTATTCCACGAAGCTTTCCCTACTCCATCAGAAAGCTGCCTGTTCTTTCTGTGGTCCTCCATGGTGCTTTCACGGTGCCACATGACtcatccccccccacccaatcCCGGGTACAGGCTCCTTTAGGGAAGAGACTTGTCATACCTACACCCGGTCTGTAGTGCTAGCACTGTCCCTATTCACAGGAGACTATCGATAATGTTTGCCGAACTCAGATGACATCATTCTTTATTCCAGGAGAGTCACTCCGAAATCActtaagttatattttaatagaaCCAAGACAGTGACCTTGGATGTTCTTCCCATACAGACCTGAACATTTCAGGCAGAGATGTTTTCCCCACAGCTGGGTAGTAAGTTCTATACCATTTCAAACAGGTTCAACCAAATGAAaacttttctggggcacctggatggttcagcagttgagcgtctgacccttggtttcggctcaggtcatgatctcacagttcatgggactgaaccCTGAACCtgggagttctctctctctctctgccctctcccccactcgtgctgtctcccaaattaaaaggaaaaaaaaatggagatttttcCGAGAATCAATGTGCAGCAACAcaacacaaatacaaataaagatttttttttttttttcaaagtaggctctaggcccagtgagtgtggagcccaacacagggcttgaactcacaaccctaagatcaagacctgagccgcgATAAAAAATGAGATGCTTGACTGACcaaaccactcaggcaccccacaaataaggacttttaaactttaaatgaaGTATAACTTACATACAGAAAAGAACACATTTAGTAATAAAACTCAATACTCAAATGAACTGTCACAAACTGGACATACTGTATAACCGTGACCTAgtaaaaaacagtaacaacaacaacaaccagaacCGAAGCTCCCCGTGCCCCCTTCCATCACAAGTACATCACCCCATCTCTAGGGGTAACCGTGAGCCTCACCTCTAAAGGCATGCGTTAGTTTTGACCAATCATCACACACTCTTGTCTTTTTTGCTCCACTTTGTCTGGGACACTCTAAAGACCTCGCTTTTGCCCTCTGGAGCTCGAAGATCagattaagttatttttaaaaatccactgaaagctgcttggctctggagaagtCCACCAAGTTGGAAGATGCAGAGGCCCTTACCTTCCCAAATGCAATAGTAAGTCAGCTCCCGTTCTTCCTTTAATCCTCAGCCCCACGGCAGCTGGCCAGCCAACGCTGGTGTTGCAATGCAACTGCCTCCTCCCTTACAGACTGCTGGGCCAGGACAGCCTCGAACACCCAGGAGCGTTTGCACACAGAGAGCTGGCTGACTTCTGGCTCACTTTAAACCTATAACAATGCTTGGCATGTCCTCGACGGTCCAGGCTGGGGAAAGCAACAGCATTCAGAGCTCAAATCAATCTACCTCACTGCTTGTCAGCAAATCTCAGTTGAAAATGTCTGATGAGGGTAGAAGGTTGAAACTATTGTCGGGTCACACCTTTTTATAGCCTTTTATAGCCCTCGCTCTGCAGGGTAATGAAGGGCGACGTGTACACATCGTTACCAGATGCCCATGCGTTCCCTAAACCCAAAGTGAAATTTCACATACGTGCTGGGGAGAAAGCTGTGGGCGTCCCCCACGTCATCCGGAGCCGGCCCCGAGGGCAAGTGCACGGTGCAGCTGTCTCAGGGCGGGACCCAGGGCGGGACCCAGGGCGGGACCCAGGGCGGGACCCAGGGCGGACAAAGGTTCACGGATCACCCGGAGTCAGCGTGCACGTGAACCGTGCGGATCAGGAGATGCATGTTCCAGTTTCGGCACTGACAGTAACTAGTTACGTCGTTAGCTAAATCAGGTCACGTCTGTGGGCttcaacttcctcatctataaagagACGGAACCATACAAGTCGCAGCTAACAGTGCAAATTCCATGACCTTTAATCCAAGTTATCTTTACTGTGAGACAGTATTGTGGAATAGTCAAGACCCTGGGCTCCAGAGACAGACTGCTTTTGCTTTCTGTCTAGGCACTGCTTTTAcgagctgtgtggctttgggaaaatgatttagcctctctgtgcctcagtgtcctcttcCGTAAAACGGAGATCATCTTTCTTCAAAGagttgtgaatgaatgaatgagataatACGCATAAAGTGCTTAaagagttcctggcacagagaatGGTTTCAAAAAAGGTTTGCTACTGTTGTCATtccaatttcatttaaaaatgtacctccatgtaaaaactgaaaggaaacaaGCTCCAAACAATGGTTATTTTTGCATGGCGGGGTTTAGAGGAGTCAttcttgtttttatgtttccatattttccaattcaaaaaaaaaaaaaaaaaagaacatgaaatacCATTTTGGCAGAAtagatgctatttttaaaaatgactgctAGCCCCTTTCAGTTCTCTTAGAATGACTTGGCTATTATTAGTTTACGTGAAAGGCAGACCACCGACATCCTAGTGAAAAGCCATCGCTAATAATGTTTTCCTTCCGGCAGCGGCAACATTTCCACGGTCACCTCAATGTTCTGGAACAAAGGCTACAGAAAAGCCTAAGCCCTGGACTAACATCAAAAACCGACACTGAGTCACCTCTGCCAACAATCCAAGGCTCCAATACAACGTAAGCGAGCTCACCTCGCTCACTGGGAAGCCAGGCACAGCACAAAGTAATACAGTGGCTGCGGGAACACACTGTTCCGGCTTCCAAAGAGGGCTCTCTTCGTGACATTTCATATCTACCCCCTAAAAGCTCCAGAGGAAAACGAACAAAAGGGAAGGACAGTCAATGCAGGGGCACACCACCCGAACCCCACCCAAGAGAAGTGGAAAAGGGAacgcagtgggggggggggggggNNNNNNNNNNNNNNNNNNNNNNNNNNNNNNNNNNNNNNNNNNNNNNNNNNNNNNNNNNNNNNNNNNNNNNNNNNNNNNNNNNNNNNNNNNNNNNNNNNNNGGGGGGGGGGCGGGCCTGTGGGTGCCTGGAGGGCATGGACCGAAGCATTAGTCCCCGGAGGCTCTGGGGGTCACGGAATGGCCCGAAcaagcagaggcacagagagatcagAACGAAGAGGGGATGACAACTGCCTGCCTAGACCCGAGGCCGGATACAATGGACCTTTTGCGTTAAGAAAAGCtgcctggggaaaaaaagaaaagaaaagaaaagctgcttGAGCTCAGTCACACTAGGAAAGAGTCAGTCCTTGAAACCGGCGGCCATTTCCTAGGCAACAGGTATTCCCCAGCGCACACGAGCGTGCTCTCACAGACAGGCCCACAAAGGCACTCACAGGTCTCTGTGGCCCGGGGTCCAGGCCCACACGGCTGACATTCTGTACCCTTACTCATTTTAGCCGGAATCTAATTTCAGGTCCAGAGGCAAGGCTGCTCCTGTGGCATGCCAATCAGAATGTGCTAGGCTTTGCTGTGGCAACAATgccaaaatctcagtggcttttaaaaaaaaaaaaaagaaagaaagaaaaaaagaaaggaaggaaggaagaaaggaaaggttCATTCTTGCTCGTGCCAACAAGACTGCTGGGCATCAGCTAAGGGACCCCAGCTGTGAGGGACCCCACCTTCTGCAGTGTTGCTGGCGGCCATGGCAGGGGACTTGGGGAATCGTTCACTGGAGCCTAAAGACTTCCATCAGAAGAGGCACTTATGGCTTCGTCCGCTCACTGTACTGGGCCTACCTAACTTCAAGGGGGCTACAGGACGGGGAAAGACAATCCCACCACATGCCCGGGAGGAAAAATGTCACGTTAGGGACACGTGTGGCATCTCATTTGCTAAACAATTCTGAGATAGGTTCTACCGttactgttttacaaatgagaaaactaggcacagagaagttagatAAGTTGCCTACAGGCACACAACTAGTGAACAGCAGAGTGGGGACTGAAATCCAGGcagtctgtctccagagcctGCCTCCCGAACAATGACAGGGTACTTTTACTATgagtcaggcattgtgctaaatactttttttagCATTCATATATTCTATACACTAACCCTCTTTCATGAGAAAAGCCAGGCTGATAAACAAATAGATTTCTTGAGGTCCTCCACAGATAATGAATAGCTTAGCTGGGGCTACACTCTGACATACGAAACAGGTAAGACTTTGCAGGACCTAAGCTCAGCCACCAATAGCGTGAGAACCTGCTCTGCAGGGGCCCTACCGGGGGCACCAGGACTTGTGTGGACGCCCTGGGTCTGGTTAAGACTGCTCTGTCAGCACGCTTACCCTCCCTCAGTCTGAACTTGAAAAATTCGTCCAGGTTGCTGCCTAACCACAGCGCTCATGTTGCT
Proteins encoded in this region:
- the TMCC3 gene encoding transmembrane and coiled-coil domain protein 3 isoform X1: MPGSDTALTVDRTYSDPGRHHRCKSRVERHDMNTLSLPLNIRRGGSDTNLNFDVPDGILDFHKVKLSADSLKQKILKVTEQIKIEQTSRDGNVAEYLKLVNSADKQQAGRIKQVFEKKNQKSAHSIAQLQKKLEQYHRKLREIEQNGASRSTKDIAKDNLKDVPHSLKDAHAKSRTAPHGTECGKSGMPGVSLTPPVFVFNKSREFANLIRNKFGSADNIAHLKNSLEEFRPEGSPRAYGGSATIVNKPKYGSDDECSSGTSGSADSNGNQSFGASGAGTLDSQGKLTMILEELREIKDTQAQLAEDIEALKVQFKREYGFISQTLQEERYRYERLEDQLHDLTDLHQHETANLKQELASIEEKVAYQAYERSRDIQEALESCQTRISKLELHQQEQQVLQTDTVNAKVLLGRCINVILAFMTVILVCVSTIAKFVSPMMKSRFHILGTFFAVTLLAIFCKNWDHILCALERILIPR
- the TMCC3 gene encoding transmembrane and coiled-coil domain protein 3 isoform X2, whose product is MRRVERHDMNTLSLPLNIRRGGSDTNLNFDVPDGILDFHKVKLSADSLKQKILKVTEQIKIEQTSRDGNVAEYLKLVNSADKQQAGRIKQVFEKKNQKSAHSIAQLQKKLEQYHRKLREIEQNGASRSTKDIAKDNLKDVPHSLKDAHAKSRTAPHGTECGKSGMPGVSLTPPVFVFNKSREFANLIRNKFGSADNIAHLKNSLEEFRPEGSPRAYGGSATIVNKPKYGSDDECSSGTSGSADSNGNQSFGASGAGTLDSQGKLTMILEELREIKDTQAQLAEDIEALKVQFKREYGFISQTLQEERYRYERLEDQLHDLTDLHQHETANLKQELASIEEKVAYQAYERSRDIQEALESCQTRISKLELHQQEQQVLQTDTVNAKVLLGRCINVILAFMTVILVCVSTIAKFVSPMMKSRFHILGTFFAVTLLAIFCKNWDHILCALERILIPR